Part of the Phocoena phocoena chromosome 8, mPhoPho1.1, whole genome shotgun sequence genome, CTGCTCAGCCTCTTGGCTGGGCGAACTTGAACACATCATCTTATTTGTTCATCTATAAACCTGtttgttcatctataaaatgaagaagttTGCACTCAAGTATCTTCTGCTTTTGATATTCTGTAAGACTAAGAGGGTGAGCTGTCCAATGTCCATTCACCTAGAGTGCAGCCTCTGGTTTCACCACAAAGGAAATATTAGGATGTCAGAGACCAAGCCAAGAACTCAAAGGGCCATGCCTCTTCCTCTTGCCAGGGCACCTTGGACAAAGGTATTCAGTGCGAAGCAGGCAGAACTGGGTTCTCCAGTCTGAGGTCCTATTTCTTCCCAGATCAGACAGTGATCACTGTAGATACTATCAACTTCCCCTGCATCCTACAGAGTTCTTCTGCAGTCAGGTATCTGGGGCCTCTGTTGctggaggaggtgacagctgGCTGCTCTTGGACTCTAGTCTACTCCATAGCTATCACTTCTCCAATAAATAAACCCTGGGGGACCCTAAGCAAATTAGGCTAGGTTGGAAATGCTAAACATGGCAACTAAAATTCTGGGCCACAGGCAGCCCACAGAAAGGAATCTAAGGTCCCAGAAACTGCTATGTTCAAACAATCCCTTAATTTCATCGATTCTGCACATCATATTCAAGTCAAATTGTTCCGGTAAAAAATTCCTTATTGAGCATGTATATCCTAGAGCTATtgcttttaatcttcataacaacgtATCAGGTAGACAGGGCAGGCATCTCTGGAACTACGTTACAGAAGCAAAGTCTGGCTCTGAGGagcaaagtgacttgcccagggccacagggTTAATCATGGGTAGAGAGCTGGAATCCAAATCTTCTTACTCCTAGTCCAGCACTCAGGAATGTCAGCAATGGCACAGAATCCCACTCCTTACCAGCACATAGGTCAGGGAGAGATAGGGCAGCTGCCCCACTCCTTTCTTATCTCAGGCTGACGTTGGCCTCATGGGCTCTGCAGAACTGGGACCCCAGGCTAGGAATAGGAAGGCCCAAGGGCGTCCCCCGTCCATGGTAGTAACCCAATGATGTGTCTCAGCTGGGGACTTTTGAGTGTAGGCTGGGGCTGGGtgtccattaaaaagaaaaaaagcggAAAAGGTGCACTTCCGAGACGTTTGTGTGCAGTTCGGAGAATTCGAGGTACACTCTCCTCTCTGGATCCAAAATGGAACACTTCCCCAAAGTGGCTGAATCTCGACTAGGACCTGTCTCGTGTGAAGGGATCCCGGGGAATAGCACCCTGTCTCGTGCAGACGAATTTTCCTGTGTTGGGTCACTATAGCTAGAGCCGCGGAAGCCATGCCTCATGGAATCCCATCCAGATCCCCGCAGGAACGGGGTTCCGTTCGAGACAATCGATCTGCTCTTAAGTCCGCCCCCACCGCTCTCTGATTCCCCTACGGGCAACCCAGCTACTGGccctttaaaaactgttagaaccaaaaaaaaaaaaaccagacagataATCGTCCCGACCAATTGACGACGGAGAGTGGCAACTTGGGGCCAATCGTGGCACTGCTAGTGCAGAAGACCGAAGCTGCGAGGGTCACCGGCTCAGGACTCACCGCCGTTGCGGCCGCGTCGCCGTTACCAGACATGGCTGTGCGCGGGAAGTAGGCCGGGgactgctgccagtgtcctccGGAGTCAGGCAAGCCGAAAGCTCCGGCCGGCCGGGCACTGGGCGCACGCGGGAGCTCGCAATCCTCCGGCAGCCACACGCTCCCGGCTCCGCTAAGGGCCTGCGTCACTTCCGGCCCCGCCCCAGAGGGGCTAGACCTCCCCTGGGCGGGAATTAGAACGATTGCAACAGAGAAGACCTTACCTTGCGCTACCGTCCCTACTCCCCCAGGCTGGCCCTGGTCTTCCCCGTTTGAGACCCAGACCCACCAActgttcatttttacttttacctAGCCAGGAATACCGACGGTCAGTGGCCAAGATATGCTTCCCGGATTTATCCACAAAGTAAGTTCTTTGCAGTCCCTCCTACCGCCACCCAAGGGAACGTCAATAAACCAAAAGTAGGCGTGCCGAGAGGAAAAGGAGATTAACCCTACAATGCGGCGTCGGAAGTTAAAGGCTACTTGAGCAACTTACCATGCCCCCAGGCTGCATTCAACGTCTACAAATAAAAGAGGCCTGCTTCTGAAAGCTAGTCACCCAGAATTCCACAGCTTTGTCTCCTTCGCTGTGGCACAAGCAATTAGTGCAGCTTATGTGGTGCTGCTTCTGCTACAACCCTGAAGTAGGCAACTAAAGACAAATAACTGAAATGGGAGTGACAACGCATCATTAGTGTTAGTGGGAAAAGGGCTTGTGAGTAGAAGTGCTTTACCCATTAACAGTACTAATAACCACGTATTAACCACTTTCAAATAACTGGACACCTGTCATCCATGCCAGCCTGAGGGCTACAAGATTCCAGCCTTGACTTATCTCTGTGCCTCAAAAGCACCTGGTATTTGACAGAGATGTTTTGCAACTGAGCTTTAAGAGATATGCAGTGGTCAACAGCCCCCGAACTAGCTCTGACTTGACCACAGAACCTGGTAGTGTCCTAAAGCTACCTTTGCTTCATTACCATGCCAAGATCCCTGCCCAAGGGGGATATTTGTACTCTGCTAGGCGCAAATTCCTGCCATGTGGAAGACTGTGATGCCCCagctcccccgccccgccccccccccccccccccgcccccagccgccGAAATCTCTGCCCCTTTCCTAGAGCCCTGATGATATGTCTGCCTCCTATCCCTTAAATTCTCTTACTGCCCTCCCTTGGGGGAGAAGGTGTCTTTAGAGCATGTGCTCTCCCTTCTCCATTCGTTGATCGATGAATAGTTTCTGCTCTGCTATACCGAACATGGTGTTGTTTGACCGGAATTTGCAACTCCAGGCAAAGGACCCACTGAGGGGTCACTGACCTCTTGGGGACCAGTAACACATCCATTGATTGGCTCCTTTGACCTTCATAACAGCCGTACTAGAAAGATGTTCagacgaagaaactgaggttcagagaaggttCAGAGTTGCCCTAAGTGAAACTAAGAATCAAGCTCAGGGCAGCTGATCCAAAGCCTGTATTCTTAGCTGCTACCAATGTAGTGCACTCCATCCGCCTCTTCTAGAACTACCTAAACCACAATGTCTTAAGTTACTTCTTTTAATTAAACAACCCCATAGGAGCAATTTTCCAACGGGCAGTGTAACCCCAATTACACGCAGACACTTAGCAACACAAACTTCAGTTAACAACTTTGGAAGAGGGAACAGAATGTTTCAATAAAGGCCCTTTTATCCTGCTTATCATCTGGTACTGAATACAGAGAGACACCAACCCACCCATTATGATGGCAGGCTTTAAAGCCCAAGGCTCCCCACCAGAATCTGCCTCCAGCTTGAATACTCTGTCCATACAAGAGCCACAGAGGCCAGCCACACTATAGAGCAGAGTCCTCAGTCCGGGCTGCTCTTGGGGCTCAGGCCTCAGGCCTTTGCAGAGGTTCTTCAACTGAACTCTACTAGATGCCATAGGCCCCACTCATTACTGGAATGAAGTCTCGTCAACATCATCTTTAAGGAACTCtgcaggaagagaaggggagctctaggagagcagagggaaagaaGTACATTTTGCACAGTTAAGAATCACCAGGAAGTCCCCAGAATAAATCCTTCAACCCCGAAATCattatatgcttttatttatagACTCTGGGAGCCAGGACCCAAGCACAGCCTGGTGCTCTTGGATAGAGAATAAAGCCGCTATTGTCCAGACTCCGAGGTTGCTGAGGTGCCCTCCCCCTCTGGTCTGGAATGATCTACACTGCTCAAAAAGTCAATAGGACAAATGGCAGGTTGGCCGAAGaaggaggcaggaaaagaaagTCCCCTTAAGTCCTGAGGGCTATGGCATCAGATGAGAGCAGAGTCCTGGGCATGTCTGCCTAACTCCTGTGCAACAGCCCTGTCTCTGTCCCCCTGTGTCCCTGCTGCTGGGCCTCCACCATCACACCCCTCCCACTAGCTGCTTAAGTGCCCCTCCTGGCGTGTATGAGCAAGTCCCTCTGCAGCCCAGCCTCCAGGCTCGCAGTCAGTCGGGCTGTGGGCGGGTCGGTCAGCAGAGTCAATTTGTTGAAAACACCTCGGCCAAAGTAGTCAGCAATCACAGAGAAGCTGTCGTTGGAGCACTTGAGCTGCAGGGAAAGAGAAGAGTTGCAAGTCAAAAACCCACaggacaggcttccctggtggcacagcagttaagaatctgcctgccaatgcaggggacacaggttcgagccctggtccgggaagatcccacatgcctcagagcaactaagcccatgggccacaactactgagcctgcgctctagagcccgcgagccacaactactgaagcctgcgtgcctagaggccgtgctccacgacaagagaagccaccacaatgagaagcccgcgcacctcaacgaagagtagcctccgctcaacgcaactagataaaaagcccgcgcacagcaacgaagacctaacacagccaaaaatcaatcaatcaatcaaaataaAGCAGGACACCTCATTCcatctctttaaaaaagaaagagaagccactgcaacgagaagcccgcgcaccgcaacagagtagcccccgctcgccgcaactagagaaagcctgcgcacggcaacgaagacccgatgcagccaaaactaaataaataaaagatacattaaagaaataaaaaatgtttaaaaaaaaaaaaaaaacacaggaggaggagaaaagaacacCAGTCCCCAGCGCTCACCACCTCCCTGTGGGCGGGGGAGTCACGTCATCCCCACCTGGTGCTGGAACTGGTCATGGAGATCTCGCTTCTGTTCCTGGGCCCGAATCATATCCATGACCTTGCGGTTTTCAGGGAGGCAGGTGGGGCAGTCGGCATCACTTTCTGAGTAACTCTCAAAGCAGTGCTGGTGGAAGGAGTGGCCGCAGAGAAAGTGGACTGAGGGCAACTCCAAGGCACTGTTACAGATACTGCACTTGGTCTTCTGGAAAATCTTCGGACTACAGGCAAGGGAGATCAGAAAAGAGTGGCAGAAAGTGAGGGCAGGGCCAGGAACCACATGGAGAGAGAAGGCAGTTGGAGGCAATGAGGAGAGAGGTCCCCGTTAAGGAACTATGAGGCCCTGCTCTTCTTACCACCTAAAGCGGGTCACAGGAGGACCCCACGCTGGGCCTGCAGGGAGTCTCAGCACCCTCCCAGCAGGTCCATCCAACCCAAGAAAAGTACCTGCTACAAGATAATATCCTCCAAAGCCCAATAAATCACGTTCTACGTAGTAAATCATTCTTTGGAATTCCTCTATCAAAACAGATCTTCAAGAATGAAATGCTCAAACACACTCCATACAATCCTGTCTTTGAAAAATGACACCCTGTGAAGAACAGTGTTATCCCCGGACGCCTCCACAGTTCTGGATGCCAAGTACCTCGCCTTCAGCTCCTGGATCTCCTGGCGGATACGGGTGGTCTCCTCTCGGTAGCGCCGCACCCGGAGCTCGTCCTGCGCGATCTGCTGGCTCTGCTTCTGCAGTTTTTGGACCAGGTAGTCCCGGATGACAGACAGGGTGGCTGTGGAGTTGTGGGCCAGGGTCTGCACCACTGAGATGGGGGTCCGGGAGGAAACAAGACCATGAACCAAGCAGCCCTCTAGGTAGAACGGAAGggcccctgccccagagcccgACTGCCGGCAGCCTGCACCCAGCCGCCCGCCCTGTCCTCCGGAGTACCTAGGAGAGGCGGCATGAGGTTCTTGCCCTCGATGTGCTTAAGCACGGCCGCCACGTACTGCTTGCAGTCCTCCTCCTTGCGGGCGAAGTAGCTGAGCGCCTGTTCCCACAGGGAGGGCTCCTGCGCCCCGTGGCGCTCGCACACGGCGAGCACCTGCCGGTACTGCTCGTGCTGCATGTGGTACTGCACGATCTGCTGGAACCTGCGGCCGGGCAAGGCGCGCGTCAGCAGCTGTCCCCCACGGGAGGCTCGGCCACGGTCCCCTTCCCTGCGATTCCCCAGACTCTTACAGTTTCCCCTGCTCATAGAGGTAAAGGACCCCATCCTGGAAGTCGTGCATCTGGCAGAGGACCAGGGCTTTGTCAAAGACATCACAGAAGCGACCACTCTTCAGGAGGGAGATGGCCTCTGCGTGAAGCTTCTCTTTGACCTAAAAGAGGAGGGTAGAGCTGCTGGGCCTCAGGGAAAAACGACAAGGCCTCTCAGGACCAGGCAAGTCAACTATCTCTTCCCCTCAGTCCAATTTCCTCTTCACGGGGGACCATTTAGCCCCCAAGGGTGAGGTGTTATTGGTCTAAAGAAAGCAGCAAGAGGCAaccaggaaagaaatggaagcagTTTCTCTCCAGCGCCTCCGGCCACTTTGCCAGGTCTCACCTGCGGCTCCTGCTCGTGAGCCCAGTTCTGGAGTCGCAGCTCCAGGAGCGTGTCATAGATGCCCTGCGGGGAGTCAGGCTGCACCTCACTCATGTGCTCTAGGAAAGCTTTCAGCTCCCGCGGGTTGTTGGCAAAGATGGGGATGAACTCCTCTGAGTTGGCCTAGGACGGCAAGGGAGGAGAGGTGGCCGGGTGAGCGGGCTCGGTACTTGGGCTGCTAAGGTGATCCCCGCTGTCCAAAAGCCATTCTCCCTGAGGCCTCACCCTGCAGCCTGGAGCCTCCCTATCGCCTCGGCCTTCAAGGCTGGGCCGATAGTCGGTACAAAGTCCCTTCAGCAACTCGGTCGTCTGCTCTGGTATGTGGTGCATGAGGATCTTGCCGTAGCGTTTCATGTTGCTCTCTGCCTGCTCAAAAGGAAGCTTGCCAATGTATCGAAGGGCTTCCTGATAATTCTGTGGAGGGAAAGGGCAGAATAAGCACGTGCTCCTGCCTCACCCACCAGGAAGCACTTTCAGCATCCCAGGGATGTCCTAGAAAAAGAACAGGGTCCTGCCCGTGTCAAGGGGCTCCCCTACCTTGATGTCCTCTAGCTGGATCTTCAAGTACCACTCGTGATGTGCGTGGTTCTCAGCCAAATAGAGGGCATGGGAGTAGTAGCCAGCCTGCCGGAGGACCTTGATGGCTGTCTCCACATCAAAGTGGACTTCACTCTCACTCTTTGTCTGCCAGGGAGACATTAGACAAAACCAGTCATAGAGAGGTTGTGGTTGGGGAACGGAAAGGAAATATGCATCTGATTCTAAGACCAGATTCTTAAGGCAAtaaaaaagttgattttttttttttttttttttttggcagcgctgggcggcatgcagaatcttagttccccaaccagggatcgaacccgtgccccctgcagtggaagcgtggagtcttaaccactggaccaccagagaagtcctaaaGTTGATGCTTTTAAAGCACTGTTATCCTGCCTCTCCAAAAGTCTTCCTCTGCCTCTACTATTAGAGGGACTCGTCTGGgaacacaggacttccctgggctTAGATACCACGAGAAGTTCTGGCATCAAAAAACAAGgggggtgggaattccctggcggtccagtagttaggactctgcgcttccactgctgggggtccgggtttgatccctggtgggggaactgagatctggcaagccacgcagtgcagccaaaaagaaaaaaaaaaaaccaagagagaaaacaggagaaaactcGCAAAAAAGGCTATTCCTCTCCCAAGTTTATAGACCAGAGGACTCTGGTCCCCAAATAAGGTCAGCTCTTCCCTGTCTCTGCAGCCCTGGTGGAGCCCCTCATGCTCAGTGGGGCCCTCACGGAATCCcccgccaccaccaccctgcaccTTGATGAACTCCTCCAGCTTCGAGCTGTCCTTGAGCTTTGTGTAGCAGTTGAGCAGTAGGGTGGTGTGGTCGGCATTGGCCAGGGACTGCCGGTGCAGGGTCTGCAGGTAAGCCGTCAGGTTGTGGATGCGCTGGGCATCCAGGAACTTGCGGATCACATACGATGGCTCCAACTTTCCAATGGTTCTGGGGAGACATATGCATCAAATAGCATTGGGGTCAGTGTACTTCTCAAACTTTCATGTGCATAGGAATCACCTGAAGATcttcttaaaatgcaaattctgttTCAGCACGTCTGCAGtaaggcctgagattctgcaatTCTAACAAAATCCCAGGCAATGTCGATTCTACTAGACCATGGACCACATGAGTAGCAAGGCTCCAGAGCACTGTTTCTTAAACTTGGGTGAAAACAGGAATTTGAGAGAGGTTGGGAAAGAGGCTGGACAGGTTCTTAAGATCCCTTATTAATTTAACAATTAGTATTGAGGGAAGAAAGTGTGGAAGCAAGAGATGAATAGCCTTTTCCCTTTAAAGAATCTTATCAAAATGAGTATTAACAAAGGTCAAGTTAACATCTAAGATAACAGATACTCATCAACTCAACTGCATGCTGGTCATGTAATATTTGACCCAAAACATTCCCTTTCCAATAAGGTATACTGTCTTCTCACTTGAGGCATCACagtttctggaggaaaaaaagacgGTTCACAGTGGAGTCCACCCTCCTTCCCCAAGTGCAGGTTTTAGCCTATCTGGCTGCCTGTCCCTGCATTCACAGCTATATCCTAAAGCGCCTCCAGACTGACCGGATATACTGCTGGACAGCCCCATCATGGTTGCCCTTGCTGTAGAGATGGTCCCCATACTGCATGAAGATCTGCGCCAACCCGTCACTGTCCAGATGCTGGCTCTTGGCCAGATTAATCGCCATCTCGAATAGGTTCTTCTTAAACAGCATCTGGAAGGGAAGAGAGATTAGAAAACTGGAAGAAGCAGTCCTGAGAAGACACCTTCCCAGAACGCACCCACAACACACAAGGCAGACAGTTGTGAAGCCCCAATCAGCCTAGATCTTAGACAGGGTGAGACCTCTCAGATACCCCCAAGACCAACATCAGCTCGCCTCACAAGGTTCTCTACAGGCAGGAAGAGTGGACCCTGAGAGTGGGCTCAGGCTCCCAGCCACTGCTTCCCTCTAAGGCCTCATCCCAGGCCACTGGCCTTGTAATCCTACCCTAAGGGAGCTGAGTAAGTGACCGAAAGGGAAGGAAACACCCTGGCCAAGGGACTTGGGGAGCCTGTTCCTAGAGCTGCATCTGGGTGCCCACAGCCTGCTCTGGGAATCTGGTGGCCTTGCCTCCAGTTTGGTCTGTGTGTCCTTCTCCTGCAGTGCGTGGACCCGCCCATCCCGCGTCAGCACGTACAGGGAGCCCCACTCAGCAAGCACATCCACTACATCCTCAAAGACGGTGCTATAGGCTATGAATTTGTTGCACAGGTCATAGATGTTGAGAATCTGCTTGTCG contains:
- the VPS11 gene encoding vacuolar protein sorting-associated protein 11 homolog isoform X2, encoding MAAYLQWRRFVFFDKELVKEPLGNDGAAPGAAPASGPSASKFLCLPPGITVCDSGRGSLVFGDMEGQIWFLPRSLQLTGFQAYKLRVTHLYQLKQHNILASVGEDEEGINPLVKIWNLEKRDGGNPLCTRIFPAIPGAEPTVVSCLTVHENLNFMAIGFTDGSVTLNKGDITRDRHSKTQILHKGDYPVTGLAFRQAGKTTHLFVVTTENVQSYIVSGKDYPRVELDTHGCGLRCSALSDPSQDLQFIVAGDECVYLYQPDERGPCFAFEGHKLIAHWFRGYLVIVSRDRKVSPKSEFTSRDSQSSDKQILNIYDLCNKFIAYSTVFEDVVDVLAEWGSLYVLTRDGRVHALQEKDTQTKLEMLFKKNLFEMAINLAKSQHLDSDGLAQIFMQYGDHLYSKGNHDGAVQQYIRSVWRTIGKLEPSYVIRKFLDAQRIHNLTAYLQTLHRQSLANADHTTLLLNCYTKLKDSSKLEEFIKTKSESEVHFDVETAIKVLRQAGYYSHALYLAENHAHHEWYLKIQLEDIKNYQEALRYIGKLPFEQAESNMKRYGKILMHHIPEQTTELLKGLCTDYRPSLEGRGDREAPGCRANSEEFIPIFANNPRELKAFLEHMSEVQPDSPQGIYDTLLELRLQNWAHEQEPQVKEKLHAEAISLLKSGRFCDVFDKALVLCQMHDFQDGVLYLYEQGKLFQQIVQYHMQHEQYRQVLAVCERHGAQEPSLWEQALSYFARKEEDCKQYVAAVLKHIEGKNLMPPLLVVQTLAHNSTATLSVIRDYLVQKLQKQSQQIAQDELRVRRYREETTRIRQEIQELKASPKIFQKTKCSICNSALELPSVHFLCGHSFHQHCFESYSESDADCPTCLPENRKVMDMIRAQEQKRDLHDQFQHQLKCSNDSFSVIADYFGRGVFNKLTLLTDPPTARLTASLEAGLQRDLLIHARRGT
- the VPS11 gene encoding vacuolar protein sorting-associated protein 11 homolog isoform X3; amino-acid sequence: MAAYLQWRRFVFFDKELVKEPLGNDGAAPGAAPASGPSASKFLCLPPGITVCDSGRGSLVFGDMEGQIWFLPRSLQLTGFQAYKLRVTHLYQLKQHNILASVGEDEEGINPLVKIWNLEKRDGGNPLCTRIFPAIPGAEPTVVSCLTVHENLNFMAIGFTDGSVTLNKGDITRDRHSKTQILHKGDYPVTGLAFRQAGKTTHLFVVTTENVQSYIVSGKDYPRVELDTHGCGLRCSALSDPSQDLQFIVAGDECVYLYQPDERGPCFAFEGHKLIAHWFRGYLVIVSRDRKVSPKSEFTSRDSQSSDKQILNIYDLCNKFIAYSTVFEDVVDVLAEWGSLYVLTRDGRVHALQEKDTQTKLEMLFKKNLFEMAINLAKSQHLDSDGLAQIFMQYGDHLYSKGNHDGAVQQYIRTIGKLEPSYVIRKFLDAQRIHNLTAYLQTLHRQSLANADHTTLLLNCYTKLKDSSKLEEFIKTKSESEVHFDVETAIKVLRQAGYYSHALYLAENHAHHEWYLKIQLEDIKNYQEALRYIGKLPFEQAESNMKRYGKILMHHIPEQTTELLKGLCTDYRPSLEGRGDREAPGCRANSEEFIPIFANNPRELKAFLEHMSEVQPDSPQGIYDTLLELRLQNWAHEQEPQVKEKLHAEAISLLKSGRFCDVFDKALVLCQMHDFQDGVLYLYEQGKLFQQIVQYHMQHEQYRQVLAVCERHGAQEPSLWEQALSYFARKEEDCKQYVAAVLKHIEGKNLMPPLLVVQTLAHNSTATLSVIRDYLVQKLQKQSQQIAQDELRVRRYREETTRIRQEIQELKASPKIFQKTKCSICNSALELPSVHFLCGHSFHQHCFESYSESDADCPTCLPENRKVMDMIRAQEQKRDLHDQFQHQLKCSNDSFSVIADYFGRGVFNKLTLLTDPPTARLTASLEAGLQRDLLIHARRGT
- the VPS11 gene encoding vacuolar protein sorting-associated protein 11 homolog isoform X4, translating into MAAYLQWRRFVFFDKELVKEPLGNDGAAPGAAPASGPSASKFLCLPPGITVCDSGRGSLVFGDMEGQIWFLPRSLQLTGFQAYKLRVTHLYQLKQHNILASVGEDEEGINPLVKIWNLEKRDGGNPLCTRIFPAIPGAEPTVVSCLTVHENLNFMAIGFTDGSVTLNKGDITRDRHSKTQILHKGDYPVTGLAFRQAGKTTHLFVVTTENVQSYIVSGKDYPRVELDTHGCGLRCSALSDPSQDLQFIVAGDECVYLYQPDERGPCFAFEGHKLIAHWFRGYLVIVSRDRKVSPKSEFTSRDSQSSDKQILNIYDLCNKFIAYSTVFEDVVDVLAEWGSLYVLTRDGRVHALQEKDTQTKLENLFEMAINLAKSQHLDSDGLAQIFMQYGDHLYSKGNHDGAVQQYIRTIGKLEPSYVIRKFLDAQRIHNLTAYLQTLHRQSLANADHTTLLLNCYTKLKDSSKLEEFIKTKSESEVHFDVETAIKVLRQAGYYSHALYLAENHAHHEWYLKIQLEDIKNYQEALRYIGKLPFEQAESNMKRYGKILMHHIPEQTTELLKGLCTDYRPSLEGRGDREAPGCRANSEEFIPIFANNPRELKAFLEHMSEVQPDSPQGIYDTLLELRLQNWAHEQEPQVKEKLHAEAISLLKSGRFCDVFDKALVLCQMHDFQDGVLYLYEQGKLFQQIVQYHMQHEQYRQVLAVCERHGAQEPSLWEQALSYFARKEEDCKQYVAAVLKHIEGKNLMPPLLVVQTLAHNSTATLSVIRDYLVQKLQKQSQQIAQDELRVRRYREETTRIRQEIQELKASPKIFQKTKCSICNSALELPSVHFLCGHSFHQHCFESYSESDADCPTCLPENRKVMDMIRAQEQKRDLHDQFQHQLKCSNDSFSVIADYFGRGVFNKLTLLTDPPTARLTASLEAGLQRDLLIHARRGT
- the VPS11 gene encoding vacuolar protein sorting-associated protein 11 homolog isoform X1; this encodes MAAYLQWRRFVFFDKELVKEPLGNDGAAPGAAPASGPSASKFLCLPPGITVCDSGRGSLVFGDMEGQIWFLPRSLQLTGFQAYKLRVTHLYQLKQHNILASVGEDEEGINPLVCPQVKIWNLEKRDGGNPLCTRIFPAIPGAEPTVVSCLTVHENLNFMAIGFTDGSVTLNKGDITRDRHSKTQILHKGDYPVTGLAFRQAGKTTHLFVVTTENVQSYIVSGKDYPRVELDTHGCGLRCSALSDPSQDLQFIVAGDECVYLYQPDERGPCFAFEGHKLIAHWFRGYLVIVSRDRKVSPKSEFTSRDSQSSDKQILNIYDLCNKFIAYSTVFEDVVDVLAEWGSLYVLTRDGRVHALQEKDTQTKLEMLFKKNLFEMAINLAKSQHLDSDGLAQIFMQYGDHLYSKGNHDGAVQQYIRTIGKLEPSYVIRKFLDAQRIHNLTAYLQTLHRQSLANADHTTLLLNCYTKLKDSSKLEEFIKTKSESEVHFDVETAIKVLRQAGYYSHALYLAENHAHHEWYLKIQLEDIKNYQEALRYIGKLPFEQAESNMKRYGKILMHHIPEQTTELLKGLCTDYRPSLEGRGDREAPGCRANSEEFIPIFANNPRELKAFLEHMSEVQPDSPQGIYDTLLELRLQNWAHEQEPQVKEKLHAEAISLLKSGRFCDVFDKALVLCQMHDFQDGVLYLYEQGKLFQQIVQYHMQHEQYRQVLAVCERHGAQEPSLWEQALSYFARKEEDCKQYVAAVLKHIEGKNLMPPLLVVQTLAHNSTATLSVIRDYLVQKLQKQSQQIAQDELRVRRYREETTRIRQEIQELKASPKIFQKTKCSICNSALELPSVHFLCGHSFHQHCFESYSESDADCPTCLPENRKVMDMIRAQEQKRDLHDQFQHQLKCSNDSFSVIADYFGRGVFNKLTLLTDPPTARLTASLEAGLQRDLLIHARRGT